The Lysobacter capsici genome has a segment encoding these proteins:
- a CDS encoding efflux transporter outer membrane subunit, with amino-acid sequence MRAHGVLIALVVTVVSGCAAGPDYVRPSLAVPAEYKEARGEPAKDWNPAAPADASDRGAWWSVFHDPALDGLMAQVEVSNQNLAAAEAAYRQARALVREQRAALFPSVSLDGSGTRARSPGSSGSSVGQTYRYDIGASWEPDVWGRIRRGVEGARAQADASAADLASARLAAQGELAANYFQLRETDIETGLLQSTVAAYQRALTITGNRYAAAIAAKSDVLQAQTQLANAQASLTNLTQQRAQLEHAIAVLVGKTPADFALAPDPTWRAQVPELPAGVASELLQRRPDIAAAERRVAAANAEVGAAQAAFFPSFTLSASRGGGASQLGRLFDAPSSLWSLGVALAQTLFDAGARRATRDAARAAYDQTVAQYRQTALTAFQDVEDQLVATRVLVERTGFYTQASQSADEAERIALNRYKSGLVAYTDVVVAQTAALSARQSLAQATRDRQTTAVALIQALGGGWQAGQGEANP; translated from the coding sequence ATGCGCGCTCATGGGGTGCTTATCGCGTTGGTGGTTACGGTGGTGAGCGGTTGCGCCGCCGGACCGGACTATGTGCGACCAAGTCTGGCCGTGCCGGCCGAGTACAAGGAAGCGCGAGGCGAACCGGCCAAGGACTGGAACCCCGCGGCGCCGGCCGACGCGAGCGATCGCGGTGCGTGGTGGTCGGTGTTCCACGATCCGGCGCTGGACGGATTGATGGCGCAGGTCGAGGTGTCGAACCAGAATCTCGCCGCGGCCGAAGCCGCGTATCGGCAGGCGAGGGCATTGGTGCGCGAGCAGCGCGCGGCCTTGTTTCCGAGCGTGAGCCTGGACGGTTCGGGGACTCGCGCGCGCAGCCCCGGCAGCAGCGGTTCCAGCGTCGGCCAGACCTATCGCTACGACATCGGGGCGAGTTGGGAGCCCGATGTATGGGGCCGCATCCGGCGCGGTGTCGAAGGTGCGCGCGCGCAGGCCGATGCCAGCGCGGCGGATCTGGCCTCGGCGCGATTGGCCGCGCAAGGCGAACTGGCGGCGAACTATTTCCAGTTGCGCGAAACCGATATCGAAACCGGGCTGTTGCAGTCGACGGTCGCGGCTTATCAGCGCGCCTTGACCATCACCGGCAATCGCTATGCCGCCGCGATCGCGGCCAAGAGCGACGTGTTGCAGGCGCAGACCCAGTTGGCCAATGCCCAGGCCAGCCTGACGAACCTGACCCAGCAACGCGCGCAGCTCGAACATGCGATCGCGGTGCTGGTCGGAAAAACGCCGGCCGATTTCGCCCTCGCGCCCGATCCGACCTGGCGCGCGCAGGTGCCCGAGTTGCCGGCGGGCGTGGCGTCCGAATTGTTGCAGCGTCGTCCCGATATCGCCGCGGCCGAACGCCGAGTGGCCGCGGCCAATGCCGAAGTCGGCGCCGCCCAGGCCGCGTTCTTCCCGAGCTTCACCCTGAGCGCTTCGCGCGGCGGCGGCGCCTCGCAGCTCGGACGTTTGTTCGATGCGCCATCGAGCCTGTGGTCGCTCGGCGTGGCCCTGGCCCAGACCTTGTTCGACGCGGGCGCGCGCCGCGCCACCCGCGACGCGGCGCGCGCCGCATACGACCAGACCGTGGCCCAGTACCGGCAGACCGCATTGACCGCGTTCCAGGACGTCGAGGACCAATTGGTCGCCACCCGCGTGCTGGTCGAACGCACCGGCTTCTACACACAGGCCTCGCAATCGGCCGACGAAGCCGAGCGCATCGCCTTGAACCGCTACAAGAGCGGCCTGGTCGCCTACACCGACGTGGTGGTCGCGCAGACCGCCGCGTTGTCGGCGCGGCAATCGCTGGCCCAGGCGACCCGCGATCGCCAGACCACCGCGGTCGCGTTGATCCAGGCGCTGGGTGGCGGTTGGCAGGCGGGGCAGGGCGAAGCCAATCCCTGA
- a CDS encoding benzoate/H(+) symporter BenE family transporter, with protein MRLLRDLSLSAVIAGFVAVLVGFTSSAAIVFSAAQASGASDAEIASWMWALGLGMGATCIGLSLRYRVPVVTAWSTPGAAMLITGAAGLPLAEIVGAFVVSAVLTTALGFSGWLERALSRLPTSLASGMLAGVLLRFGLNVFTSMQAQFALVFAMFLGWLLARRWSPRYAVVITLAIGVAIAAVQGQLHLDDVRLTLAQPIWITPKFSLAAVIGVAIPLFVVTMASQNIPGIAILRAHGYQETPVSPLIGWTGLVTLVLAPFGAFALNLAAITAAICMGSDAHEDSRRRYVAAVAAGVFYLLTGLFGATVAALFAAFPKELVLAIAGIALLTTIGNGLAAAVHDPQEREPALITFLVTASGVSAFQIGSVFWGMVAGLLALAITRRRHPA; from the coding sequence ATGCGTCTGCTGCGCGATCTGTCCCTGTCCGCCGTCATCGCCGGCTTCGTCGCGGTGCTGGTAGGGTTCACCAGTTCGGCGGCGATCGTGTTCAGCGCCGCGCAGGCCTCGGGCGCCAGCGATGCGGAAATCGCCTCGTGGATGTGGGCGCTGGGGCTCGGCATGGGCGCGACCTGCATCGGCTTGTCGCTGCGCTACCGGGTGCCGGTGGTCACCGCCTGGTCGACGCCGGGCGCGGCGATGCTGATCACCGGCGCGGCCGGGCTGCCGCTGGCGGAGATCGTCGGCGCGTTCGTGGTCAGCGCGGTGCTGACCACCGCGCTGGGCTTCAGCGGCTGGCTCGAACGCGCGCTGAGCCGGCTGCCGACCAGCCTGGCCTCGGGCATGCTCGCCGGGGTGCTGCTGCGCTTCGGCTTGAACGTGTTCACCTCGATGCAGGCGCAGTTCGCGCTGGTGTTCGCGATGTTCCTCGGCTGGCTGCTGGCGCGGCGCTGGAGTCCGCGCTACGCGGTGGTCATCACCCTGGCGATCGGCGTGGCCATCGCCGCGGTCCAGGGCCAACTGCATCTGGACGATGTGCGGCTGACCCTGGCACAACCGATCTGGATCACCCCGAAATTCTCGTTGGCGGCGGTGATCGGGGTGGCGATCCCGCTGTTCGTGGTCACCATGGCCTCGCAGAACATTCCCGGCATCGCGATCCTGCGCGCGCACGGCTACCAGGAAACTCCGGTGTCGCCGCTGATCGGCTGGACCGGGCTGGTCACCCTGGTGCTGGCGCCGTTCGGCGCGTTCGCGTTGAACCTGGCGGCGATCACCGCGGCGATCTGCATGGGCAGCGACGCCCACGAGGACAGCCGGCGGCGTTACGTGGCCGCGGTCGCGGCGGGCGTGTTCTACCTGTTGACCGGCCTGTTCGGCGCCACCGTCGCCGCGCTGTTCGCCGCGTTTCCGAAGGAACTGGTGCTGGCGATCGCCGGCATCGCCCTGCTCACCACCATCGGCAACGGCCTGGCCGCCGCCGTGCACGACCCGCAGGAACGCGAGCCGGCGCTGATCACCTTCCTGGTCACCGCCTCGGGCGTGAGCGCGTTCCAGATCGGCTCGGTGTTCTGGGGCATGGTCGCCGGGCTGCTGGCGCTGGCGATCACCCGCCGTCGGCATCCGGCCTGA
- a CDS encoding efflux RND transporter permease subunit, whose protein sequence is MNLSAPFVRRPIGTVLLTIGLALSGVAAFFNLPVSPLPQVDFPTVSVSANLPGASPQTMASNVATPLERRLGTIADVTEMTSQSSTGQARVTLQFDLDRSIDGAARDVMAAINAARGDLPATLKSNPAYRKVNPADAPIMIVAMTSKSRTPGQIYEAATNIVQQTLAQVEGVGDVEIGGGSLPAVRVEIVPYALSRYGIGLEDIRAAISAANANRPKGVVENADHAFQIYTNDSGQSAADFRDLVVAWRDAAPVRLRDVARVIDGVEDVHTLGLFNGESAVVAVISRQPGANIIRTVDGVRAALPVLKKQLPADIELSIASDRTNTIRASLEEVAATLVIALILVILVVSVFLRSWRATVVPAVAVTVSILGAVAVMYLLGFSLNNLSLMALTIATGFVVDDAIVVLENTSRHLEQGMDRFEAALLGAREVGFTVVSISLSLVAVFIPLLFMGGIVGRLFREFAVTLSAAVLISLLVSLTTTPMMCAYLLRPHSQEKPPGRIGAFFDRQFDRAHRAYGASLRWALDHAALMLATLVLVVGLNAYLFVAIPKGFFPEQDTGQLNGGLRADQSISFQAMQGKLKQIVDVVRKDPAVATVVGFTGGSRAGGGFIFVTLKPKPGRKDSSEQVIARLRPRLMRIAGATLFLNPVQDVRLGGRQSNASYQYTLKADSSDALRTWADKLAAAMKQQAELTDIDSDTQAHGVESYVQIDRATASRLGITPADIDNVLYDAFGQRQVSTIYKNLNQYHVIQEVDPAYARDPSALNDVYVPANNATPASTGVQAQSGPTASPVRNASQGSALTQSARQMVPLSAIAKFSDAAAATSINHQDAQLATTISFNLAPGRSLSDAQDAIARAQAQIGMPANVHGSFQGTAKAFQDTTKSQPILILAAIVAIYIVLGILYESMIHPITVLSTLPSAGIGAVLALMLLRMEFSVIALIGLVLLIGIVKKNAILIIDFALESERARGLSARDAIYEASMLRFRPILMTTLAAALGALPLAIGFGEGAELRQPLGVAIIGGLMASQVLTLLTTPVVYYYLDRLRRPGRNEASLSRLGDDGLHAQGA, encoded by the coding sequence ATGAACCTGTCCGCGCCGTTCGTGCGCCGTCCGATCGGCACCGTGCTGCTGACCATCGGTCTGGCGTTGAGCGGTGTCGCGGCCTTCTTCAATCTGCCGGTGTCGCCGCTGCCGCAGGTCGATTTCCCGACCGTTTCGGTCAGCGCCAATCTGCCCGGCGCCAGCCCTCAGACCATGGCCTCGAACGTGGCCACGCCGCTGGAGCGCCGGCTGGGCACGATCGCCGACGTCACCGAGATGACGTCGCAAAGCTCCACCGGTCAGGCCCGGGTGACCTTGCAGTTCGATCTCGACCGCAGCATCGACGGCGCCGCGCGCGACGTGATGGCGGCGATCAACGCCGCGCGTGGCGATCTGCCGGCCACGCTCAAGAGCAATCCGGCCTATCGCAAGGTCAACCCGGCCGATGCGCCGATCATGATCGTGGCGATGACCTCCAAGAGCCGCACGCCCGGGCAGATCTACGAGGCCGCCACCAACATCGTGCAACAAACGCTGGCGCAGGTCGAAGGCGTCGGCGATGTCGAGATCGGTGGCGGTTCGCTGCCGGCGGTGCGGGTCGAGATCGTGCCGTATGCCTTGTCGCGTTACGGCATCGGCCTGGAGGACATCCGCGCGGCGATCTCCGCGGCCAACGCCAACCGGCCCAAGGGCGTGGTCGAGAACGCCGATCATGCGTTCCAGATCTACACCAACGACAGCGGCCAGAGCGCCGCGGATTTCCGCGATCTGGTGGTGGCCTGGCGCGATGCCGCGCCGGTGCGCCTGCGCGATGTGGCGCGGGTGATCGACGGCGTCGAGGACGTCCACACCCTGGGCCTGTTCAACGGCGAGTCGGCGGTGGTGGCGGTGATCAGCCGTCAGCCCGGGGCCAACATCATCCGCACGGTCGATGGCGTGCGCGCGGCGCTGCCGGTGCTGAAGAAGCAGTTGCCGGCGGATATCGAATTGTCGATCGCGTCCGATCGCACCAACACGATCCGCGCTTCGCTGGAGGAAGTCGCCGCGACCCTGGTGATCGCCTTGATCCTGGTGATCCTGGTGGTCAGCGTATTCCTGCGCAGCTGGCGCGCGACGGTGGTGCCGGCGGTCGCGGTGACCGTGTCGATCCTCGGCGCGGTCGCGGTGATGTACCTGCTGGGTTTCAGCCTCAACAACCTGAGCTTGATGGCGTTGACCATCGCCACCGGCTTCGTCGTCGACGACGCAATCGTGGTGCTGGAAAACACCAGCCGCCATCTCGAACAGGGCATGGACCGCTTCGAAGCCGCGCTGCTGGGCGCGCGCGAGGTCGGCTTCACCGTGGTCTCGATCAGTCTGTCGCTGGTCGCGGTGTTCATCCCGCTGTTGTTCATGGGCGGGATCGTCGGGCGCCTGTTCCGCGAGTTCGCGGTGACGTTGTCGGCGGCGGTGCTGATCTCGCTACTGGTGTCGCTGACCACCACGCCGATGATGTGCGCGTATCTGCTGCGCCCGCATTCGCAGGAAAAACCGCCGGGCCGGATCGGCGCGTTCTTCGACCGCCAGTTCGACCGCGCCCATCGCGCCTACGGCGCGAGCCTGCGCTGGGCGCTGGACCACGCGGCGCTGATGCTCGCCACCTTGGTGCTGGTGGTTGGCTTGAACGCGTATCTGTTCGTGGCGATCCCCAAGGGTTTTTTCCCCGAACAGGACACCGGCCAGTTGAACGGCGGCTTGCGCGCGGACCAGAGCATTTCCTTCCAGGCCATGCAGGGCAAGCTCAAGCAAATCGTCGATGTGGTGCGCAAGGACCCGGCGGTCGCGACCGTGGTCGGTTTCACCGGCGGCTCGCGCGCCGGCGGCGGCTTCATCTTCGTCACCCTCAAGCCCAAGCCCGGGCGCAAGGACAGCAGCGAGCAGGTGATCGCGCGCCTGCGCCCGCGGCTGATGCGCATCGCGGGGGCGACCTTGTTCCTCAATCCGGTCCAGGACGTACGCCTGGGCGGGCGCCAGAGCAATGCGAGCTATCAGTACACGCTCAAGGCCGACAGCAGCGATGCGCTGCGCACCTGGGCCGACAAGCTGGCCGCGGCGATGAAGCAGCAGGCCGAATTGACCGATATCGATTCCGACACCCAGGCCCACGGCGTGGAGTCGTATGTGCAGATCGATCGCGCCACCGCTTCGCGATTGGGGATCACGCCGGCCGATATCGACAACGTGCTGTACGACGCCTTCGGCCAGCGCCAGGTGTCGACCATCTACAAGAACCTCAACCAGTACCACGTGATCCAGGAAGTCGATCCGGCCTATGCGCGCGATCCGTCCGCGCTCAACGACGTGTACGTGCCGGCCAACAACGCGACACCGGCCAGCACCGGCGTGCAGGCGCAGTCCGGCCCGACCGCCTCGCCGGTGCGCAACGCCTCGCAGGGCAGCGCGCTGACCCAGAGTGCGCGGCAGATGGTGCCGTTGTCGGCGATCGCGAAATTTTCCGATGCCGCCGCGGCGACCTCGATCAACCATCAGGACGCGCAGCTGGCGACGACTATTTCGTTCAACCTCGCGCCGGGCCGTTCGCTCAGCGACGCGCAGGACGCGATCGCCCGCGCACAGGCGCAGATCGGCATGCCGGCCAATGTCCACGGCAGTTTCCAGGGCACCGCCAAGGCCTTCCAGGACACCACCAAGAGCCAGCCGATCCTGATCCTGGCGGCGATCGTGGCGATCTATATCGTGCTCGGCATCCTTTACGAAAGCATGATCCATCCGATCACCGTGCTATCGACCCTGCCGTCGGCCGGGATCGGCGCGGTGCTGGCGTTGATGCTGCTGCGCATGGAGTTCTCGGTGATCGCCTTGATCGGGCTGGTGCTGCTGATCGGCATCGTCAAGAAGAACGCGATCCTGATCATCGACTTCGCGTTGGAGAGCGAGCGGGCGCGCGGATTGTCGGCGCGCGATGCGATCTATGAGGCGTCGATGTTGCGGTTCAGGCCCATCCTGATGACCACGCTCGCCGCCGCCTTGGGCGCGCTGCCGCTTGCGATTGGCTTCGGCGAAGGCGCCGAGCTGCGTCAGCCCCTGGGCGTGGCGATCATCGGCGGCTTGATGGCCAGCCAGGTGCTGACCTTGCTGACCACGCCGGTGGTCTATTACTACCTCGACCGGTTGCGCCGGCCCGGTCGCAACGAAGCTTCGCTGTCGCGCCTGGGCGACGACGGCCTGCACGCGCAAGGCGCTTAG
- a CDS encoding YdcF family protein gives MLSWLIDPLHTAVCVLALGAVVWRWRRRIGMGLIATGLGWGLLWSLPLASEALRESLIRQRPSLPRSPRADAIVVLGGAIGPVRHYDQGDADAPALAGNRVALAARVWREQRATSILLSGGPAARTRGVAEARIMAAALHKLGVPERAMVLEDRSTSTRDNARDSAAIARQRGWRRVVLITSSLHLPRAARRFEREGLQVLPMAPPEPRIATGPAWRPSLQAARHSGETLKEYALFVLSAI, from the coding sequence ATGCTGAGCTGGCTGATCGATCCGCTGCATACGGCGGTTTGCGTGCTGGCGCTCGGCGCGGTGGTCTGGCGATGGCGGCGACGCATCGGCATGGGCCTGATCGCGACCGGATTGGGTTGGGGCCTGCTGTGGTCGCTGCCGTTGGCGTCCGAGGCGCTGCGCGAATCGCTGATCCGGCAGCGTCCGTCGTTGCCGCGGTCGCCGCGGGCCGACGCGATCGTCGTGCTCGGCGGCGCGATCGGCCCGGTCCGTCATTACGATCAGGGCGATGCGGACGCGCCGGCCCTGGCCGGCAACCGGGTCGCGCTGGCGGCGCGGGTGTGGCGCGAACAACGCGCGACTTCGATCCTGCTCAGCGGCGGACCGGCGGCGCGCACGCGCGGCGTCGCCGAGGCGCGGATCATGGCCGCGGCGCTGCACAAGCTCGGCGTCCCCGAGCGGGCGATGGTGCTGGAGGACCGCAGCACCAGCACCCGCGACAACGCCCGCGACAGCGCGGCGATCGCGCGCCAGCGCGGTTGGCGACGGGTGGTGTTGATCACCTCGTCGCTGCATCTGCCGAGGGCGGCGCGGCGGTTCGAACGCGAGGGCCTGCAGGTGCTGCCGATGGCACCGCCGGAGCCGCGCATCGCCACGGGTCCCGCGTGGCGGCCTTCGCTGCAGGCGGCACGGCACAGCGGCGAAACCTTGAAGGAATACGCGTTGTTCGTGCTGTCGGCGATCTGA
- a CDS encoding M23 family metallopeptidase: protein MLRALTLAVWLYLSATGMPAHATAPVDSFDMSVPRAPVPVRVEGRQRLVYEVHLSNFGQTEWSLSELQAIDADTQASVAAWSGAELAARTQVIGRAAAPAASVKPGERAVVYLEFETTQPLPKRLRHRLSFAAADGAESKDAATASAPRTVIGAELEVGTAASLQLAPPLRGGPWVAIYAPQWPRGHRRVFYTLNGRARLPGRHAIDWVRVDADGRIAKGDADIAANSLGYGAEVLAVADARVAAVRDGQPESVKISDNPRHDFDRAAGNYVVLALADGRYATYEHLRPGSIKLREGDAVRVGQVIGALGFTGDSTGPHLHFHLADGRVPLASEGVPYGFAGFRLLGHYPRVDQLGSKPWQALSGEVAAERVDELPGSNSVVEFPR, encoded by the coding sequence ATGCTGCGTGCGCTAACGCTGGCCGTCTGGCTGTACTTGTCGGCGACCGGCATGCCGGCGCACGCGACCGCGCCGGTCGACAGCTTCGACATGAGCGTGCCGCGGGCACCGGTGCCGGTGCGGGTCGAAGGCCGGCAGCGATTGGTCTACGAAGTGCATCTGAGCAACTTCGGCCAGACCGAATGGAGCCTGTCGGAGTTGCAGGCGATCGACGCGGACACCCAGGCGAGCGTAGCGGCCTGGAGCGGCGCCGAGCTGGCCGCGCGCACCCAGGTGATCGGCCGCGCCGCCGCGCCGGCCGCTTCGGTCAAACCCGGCGAACGCGCGGTGGTGTACCTGGAATTCGAAACCACGCAACCATTGCCGAAGCGGTTGCGGCATCGGCTCAGCTTCGCCGCCGCCGACGGCGCGGAAAGCAAGGATGCGGCGACCGCATCGGCGCCGCGGACGGTGATCGGCGCCGAACTCGAAGTCGGCACCGCCGCGTCGTTGCAACTGGCGCCGCCGCTGCGCGGCGGGCCGTGGGTTGCGATCTACGCGCCGCAATGGCCGCGCGGTCATCGCCGGGTGTTCTACACCTTGAACGGTCGCGCGCGCTTGCCGGGCCGGCATGCGATCGACTGGGTGCGGGTCGATGCGGACGGACGGATCGCCAAGGGCGATGCCGATATCGCCGCCAACAGCCTGGGCTACGGCGCCGAGGTGCTGGCCGTGGCCGATGCGCGGGTCGCGGCGGTGCGCGACGGTCAGCCCGAGAGCGTCAAGATCTCGGATAATCCGCGCCACGATTTCGATCGGGCCGCCGGCAACTACGTCGTGCTGGCCTTGGCCGACGGTCGCTATGCTACTTACGAGCATCTGCGTCCGGGCAGCATCAAGCTGCGCGAGGGCGATGCGGTGCGGGTCGGACAGGTCATCGGCGCACTGGGTTTCACCGGCGATTCGACCGGGCCGCATCTGCATTTCCATCTTGCCGACGGGCGCGTGCCGTTGGCGTCGGAGGGCGTGCCGTATGGCTTCGCCGGGTTTCGATTGCTTGGGCATTACCCGCGGGTCGATCAGCTGGGGTCGAAGCCGTGGCAGGCGTTGAGCGGGGAGGTTGCGGCCGAGCGGGTCGATGAACTGCCTGGGTCCAACAGCGTGGTGGAGTTTCCGCGCTGA
- a CDS encoding glycosyltransferase family 4 protein: MRILFLSDNFPPEGNAPATRTYEHAVRWVRAGHEVTVITCAPNFPEGRLFDGYRNAWRSVETVDGIRVVRVKTYITANEGFVKRSLDYISFMAASVLAGLFEPRHDVIVATSPQFFCALGGWALARLRRRPFVFELRDLWPASITAVGAMKRSLAIRVLERVEMFLYRSADAIVPVTQSFREELIERGVDADKIHVVLNGVDLQRYAPCARDPELGERYDLHGRFVVGYLGTHGMAHGLETVIDAAQRLQQDPRIAFFFAGSGAERARVEQLVAQRGLANVRMIPRQPKEMMPKLWGLCDVSLIPLRDNPVFAGVIPSKLFEGMGMGVPALMSLPRGEATRIVESTGCGVCVPAENAEAMAAAIVALAEDPARMQRLRAASVAAAPTYSRDRQARLMTDALARLIGDDTQDLLRVGK; encoded by the coding sequence ATGCGCATCCTGTTTCTTTCCGACAACTTCCCGCCCGAAGGCAACGCGCCGGCCACCCGCACCTACGAGCACGCGGTGCGCTGGGTGCGCGCCGGGCACGAGGTCACGGTGATCACCTGCGCGCCGAATTTTCCCGAAGGCCGCCTGTTCGACGGCTATCGCAACGCCTGGCGCAGCGTGGAAACCGTCGACGGCATCCGCGTGGTGCGGGTCAAGACCTACATCACCGCCAACGAGGGCTTCGTCAAGCGCAGCCTGGACTACATCAGTTTCATGGCCGCCTCGGTCCTGGCCGGCCTGTTTGAACCGCGCCACGACGTGATCGTGGCGACCTCGCCGCAGTTCTTCTGCGCGCTCGGCGGCTGGGCGCTGGCGCGCTTGCGGCGGCGGCCGTTCGTGTTCGAACTGCGCGACCTGTGGCCGGCCTCGATCACCGCGGTCGGGGCGATGAAACGCAGCCTGGCGATCCGCGTGCTCGAACGCGTGGAGATGTTCCTGTACCGCAGCGCCGATGCGATCGTGCCGGTGACCCAGTCGTTCCGCGAGGAACTGATCGAACGCGGCGTCGACGCCGACAAGATCCACGTCGTGCTCAACGGCGTGGATCTGCAACGCTACGCGCCGTGCGCGCGCGATCCGGAGCTGGGCGAGCGCTACGACCTGCACGGAAGGTTCGTGGTCGGTTACCTGGGCACCCACGGCATGGCGCATGGCCTGGAAACCGTGATCGATGCCGCGCAGCGGCTGCAGCAGGACCCGCGCATCGCGTTCTTCTTCGCCGGCAGCGGCGCCGAACGCGCGCGGGTCGAGCAACTGGTGGCGCAGCGCGGGCTGGCCAACGTGCGTATGATTCCGCGCCAGCCCAAGGAAATGATGCCCAAGCTATGGGGGCTGTGCGATGTCTCGTTGATTCCGCTGCGCGACAACCCGGTGTTCGCCGGGGTGATCCCGTCCAAGCTGTTCGAAGGCATGGGCATGGGGGTGCCCGCGCTGATGTCGCTGCCGCGCGGCGAAGCGACCCGGATCGTCGAGAGCACCGGCTGCGGGGTATGCGTGCCGGCCGAGAATGCCGAAGCGATGGCCGCGGCGATCGTCGCCCTGGCCGAAGACCCGGCGCGCATGCAGCGACTGCGCGCGGCCAGCGTCGCCGCCGCGCCGACGTATTCGCGCGATCGTCAGGCGCGGTTGATGACCGACGCGCTGGCGCGTTTGATCGGCGACGACACCCAGGACCTGTTGCGGGTCGGCAAGTAG
- a CDS encoding transporter, whose protein sequence is MRITDASYGSNEDGLIWGYRFVPGEPAQPISTDAVAAFLAQPRDGANPGFLWLHFSLSNVGAERYLHRALDLPDAFFDSLRSEVGSTRLELDDGALIAVIHDVLFDSSFDASEVGTTSLCIGPRLLVSARLRPLRSVDQLRAAVRSGQIFRSPVELLAHLLRDQASVLGDILRKSTVQVDRIEDRLLANRIADDRKQLGALRRSLVRLQRLLAPEPTALFRLLNRPPDWIDRDDIQDLQQAAEEFSTAIGDSAALVERVKLIQEELAALVNEQTGRTLFVLTVVTVLALPINLIAGLFGMNVGGVPLSDNPHGFWSVVVGLFVLTAVLAYAAFGRRRD, encoded by the coding sequence ATGCGCATCACCGACGCCAGTTACGGCTCCAACGAAGACGGCCTGATCTGGGGCTATCGCTTCGTGCCCGGCGAGCCGGCGCAACCGATCAGCACCGACGCGGTGGCGGCGTTCCTGGCCCAGCCGCGGGACGGCGCGAACCCGGGTTTCCTGTGGCTGCACTTCTCGTTGTCGAACGTCGGCGCCGAACGCTACCTGCACCGCGCGCTCGACCTGCCCGACGCGTTCTTCGACAGCCTGCGCAGCGAGGTCGGTTCGACCCGGCTGGAGCTCGACGACGGCGCTTTGATCGCGGTCATCCACGACGTGCTGTTCGATTCCAGCTTCGACGCATCGGAAGTCGGCACCACCAGCCTGTGCATCGGCCCGCGCCTGCTGGTGAGCGCGCGCCTGCGGCCGTTGCGCTCGGTCGATCAATTGCGCGCGGCGGTCCGCAGCGGCCAGATCTTCCGTTCGCCGGTCGAATTGCTGGCCCACCTGCTGCGCGATCAGGCCAGCGTGCTCGGCGATATCCTGCGCAAGTCCACCGTCCAGGTCGATCGCATCGAGGACCGGCTGCTGGCCAACCGCATCGCCGACGATCGCAAGCAACTGGGCGCGCTGCGCCGTTCGCTGGTGCGCCTGCAACGGCTGCTGGCGCCGGAACCGACCGCGCTGTTCCGCCTGCTCAATCGGCCGCCGGACTGGATCGATCGCGACGACATCCAGGACCTGCAACAGGCGGCCGAGGAATTCTCCACCGCGATCGGCGATTCGGCCGCGCTGGTCGAGCGGGTCAAGCTGATCCAGGAAGAACTGGCCGCATTGGTCAACGAACAGACCGGCCGCACCTTGTTCGTGCTGACCGTGGTCACCGTGCTGGCGCTGCCGATCAACCTGATCGCCGGCCTGTTCGGCATGAACGTCGGCGGCGTGCCGCTGTCGGACAACCCGCATGGGTTCTGGAGCGTGGTGGTCGGGCTGTTCGTGCTGACCGCGGTGCTGGCGTATGCAGCGTTTGGGCGGCGGCGGGATTGA